The following coding sequences are from one Lipingzhangella halophila window:
- a CDS encoding glycosyltransferase family 4 protein: MVFEPTPRIRGATFGPPVEAPAAPAPRARRAPESAPLGDRAPSAEAPEPRLDGTRVVLVNWRDPWQTVAGGAEEYAWRMGRHLTRAGASVTYLTSREAGQAGRESREGIDIRRMGTKFTVYPLAVLWLLVRRWRFDAALDCMNGIPFFTPLVLRRRTRVLSIVHHVHDLQFNAYFRRPVAWFGRFLESRVASLVYRSCPTVTVSESSRRAMREKLRWRAPIAVIHNGSPPSQPMAPGRVPSPEEMGYPAIVSLGRLVVQKRVTRVLDIAADLGTSWPDLRLHVVGRGPESERLTERIDREGLHDRVRLHGFLAEEDKNAILAGSLLHVTASQFEGWGLTVIEAAGLGVPTVAYDVDGLRDSVRHGETGWLVHEGEALTEVVDKALVELSDPLRAAEIRRNCRAWAARFTWERSGAAMVRLVACSDYGPGGPEAGT, translated from the coding sequence GTGGTCTTCGAACCGACACCCCGCATTCGCGGCGCCACGTTCGGGCCACCGGTGGAGGCCCCCGCCGCACCTGCGCCGCGTGCACGGCGCGCGCCCGAGAGCGCCCCGCTCGGCGACCGTGCCCCCTCCGCGGAGGCGCCCGAGCCCCGTCTCGACGGCACCCGCGTGGTGCTGGTGAACTGGCGGGACCCGTGGCAGACCGTGGCCGGCGGGGCCGAGGAGTACGCCTGGCGCATGGGCCGGCACCTGACCCGCGCGGGCGCGTCCGTCACCTACCTGACCAGCCGGGAGGCCGGCCAGGCGGGCCGTGAGTCGCGCGAGGGTATCGACATCCGCCGCATGGGCACCAAGTTCACGGTGTACCCGCTGGCGGTCCTCTGGCTGCTGGTGCGGCGGTGGCGCTTTGATGCCGCGCTCGACTGCATGAACGGCATCCCGTTCTTCACCCCGTTGGTGCTGCGCCGGCGCACCCGCGTGCTCAGCATCGTGCACCACGTTCACGACCTGCAGTTCAACGCGTACTTCCGCCGTCCTGTGGCCTGGTTCGGGAGGTTTCTGGAGAGCCGCGTCGCCAGTCTCGTCTACCGCTCCTGTCCCACGGTCACCGTCTCGGAGTCCTCCCGCCGCGCGATGCGCGAGAAGCTGCGGTGGCGTGCCCCGATCGCGGTCATCCACAACGGCAGTCCGCCGAGCCAGCCGATGGCGCCCGGTCGCGTCCCCTCCCCGGAGGAGATGGGGTACCCCGCGATCGTCAGCCTGGGCCGGCTCGTCGTCCAGAAGCGGGTGACCCGGGTTCTCGACATCGCCGCCGACCTCGGCACGTCGTGGCCGGACCTGCGGCTGCACGTCGTCGGGCGCGGGCCCGAGAGCGAGCGGCTGACCGAGCGCATCGACCGCGAGGGGCTGCACGACCGGGTGCGGCTGCACGGGTTCCTCGCGGAGGAGGACAAGAACGCCATCCTCGCTGGTTCGCTGCTGCACGTCACCGCCTCACAGTTCGAAGGCTGGGGGCTCACTGTGATCGAGGCCGCCGGCCTCGGGGTGCCCACAGTCGCCTACGATGTCGACGGTCTTCGCGATTCGGTACGACACGGAGAAACCGGCTGGTTGGTGCACGAGGGGGAGGCGTTGACAGAGGTTGTCGACAAAGCTCTGGTCGAGCTGAGCGATCCTCTCCGCGCGGCGGAGATCCGCCGCAACTGCCGTGCCTGGGCGGCGCGGTTCACCTGGGAGCGCAGCGGCGCCGCGATGGTGCGGCTCGTCGCGTGTTCTGACTATGGGCCCGGCGGCCCAGAGGCGGGCACGTGA